The region ACAGCGTTTCGAATGTATCAGCATCAATCGCTTGGTTCACAGCGCCCCAATTAACAACATCAGCTGTCACCGTGTCTTTAACAATAAAACGATCTTTAGGCGAGCGCCCTGTTCTTGATCCCGTTTCGGTCACCAGGGTGAAATTACTGGCAACAACCCCCTCTTTATTGTTCAGAGCCTCTTGTACAAGCTGATCAACGGAGAGCTGTTCTTTACGGTGTGGAAATAATGTTCGAATACTTGGCATAGACTGTTTTAACCCCTTATTGTCCCTAATTGAGCTTTTGTATAATTTCGCATACAAATGGGTTTGTATGCGCTTAGTGATTCATCTAATCATTAAAAATAACCCGATGGTCCAGAAAGCCCCCATAAATAGTAAGCCTTCATTTTACACACTTTACCCCACTTGAAAACGCCATCAGTGGAGTTTTTGGCTCCCTAGACCATCACCAGCGACATCCTCGGCCAGGTCATCTGCCATGAAGGTATAATACTGATGACAAAAATCACAGCGAAGTGACATTTGCCCATCCTCTTCCAGTATTTGCTGAACTTCGTCAGTTGGCATTACCATAACCGCATTGCGCATTTTTTCCCGTGAGCAACCGCAATGAAACTGTAACGGCGTTGCGTCAAATAACCTGACATCATCTTGCTCATGAAACAGACGAAACACCAGCTGGTCAAAAGGTAAGCCCAATAGCTCTTTATCTTCAACCGTCTCACAGAACATGACAGCCTCATCCCAAAACGATGCCTCATCCATTTCGGGCAGGGCTTGAAGCAAAAAACCCGCAAACGTTTCACCGTCATCTTTTAACCACAGACGCGTTTTTAATTGCTCAGATTGTAAAAAGTAGTGCTCAATACAGCCCACCAAATCATGGTGATGAATAGGAATAATCGTTTGGTAAGGGTCGCGCATGGTTTCTGTGTAAAGCGAAACCAACATGTGCCCGCCTCGTGCAATTGCCAATAAGTCATCTGTTTCCAAAGGTGAATCTGACTGTAGCAAGGCCCTTAGTTGCTCTTGATTTGAAACCTGAACCAGCAGGAGTTTTAAATTGGAAGCGCTTTGTAATTGAATGCTGAATTTGCCCTTCACTTTAAGCATAGAAGACATCATGCACGCCACACAAATGACTTGAGCTAAAAGTCGTTTCTCGACAGGGTTATAATCATGATGTTTCAACAAATCTTTTAAGGTTTGCTGTATTCGTATTAATTCGCCACGAATATGTTTTTTTTCAAAAAGAAAACGCTGGCTAAGGTCAACTGATGGTTTACTTTTACTCATTTGCTATCATTTTTATACCGCTTTTGCTAGATTTGAGCATATCAAATAAATGCTAAATTGAGTATGGAAAATATTACCCGCCTTTTAGGTTTCGACTTTGGTTTAAAACGCATTGGCGTTGCTTTTGGCCAAACTATCACCTGTTCAGCAAAACCTCTCTGCACACTCAAAGCCGATAGCGGGCTATGCGATGCTCGTGCAATCGCTAATCTCGTCAGTGAGTGGCGGCCCCAAGCTTTAATTGTCGGTCTTCCTCTAAATATGGATGATACCGAACAAGCCATCACCCAAAAGGCGCGGAAATTTTCTACTTTTCTTCAAAATG is a window of Gammaproteobacteria bacterium CG11_big_fil_rev_8_21_14_0_20_46_22 DNA encoding:
- a CDS encoding Holliday junction resolvase RuvX — protein: MENITRLLGFDFGLKRIGVAFGQTITCSAKPLCTLKADSGLCDARAIANLVSEWRPQALIVGLPLNMDDTEQAITQKARKFSTFLQNETGLPVHLFDERLTTIEAREQIFRRGGCKALEQTQIDAVAAALILEGWMQYRR